In the genome of Afifella aestuarii, one region contains:
- the rpoD gene encoding RNA polymerase sigma factor RpoD has translation MTTANQPQTTETKDETRDGQHSDGPLLDLSDAAVKRMIKEAKKRGYVTVDQLNSVLPSEEVTSEQIEDTMSMLSDMGINVVEADEAEENEPQAEEEEESEGRDLVEAGSTAVTKKTTKREPSDRTDDPVRMYLREMGAVELLSREGEIAIAKRIEAGREAMIAGLCESPLTFQAIIIWRDEINNGDTLLRDIIDLEATYAGPDAKAPDPAQGQAAGGAEAEAGEATEGGEESDEDEDDYENNLSLAAMEAEIKPQVLATFDTIADNYKRLRKLHDTLVENDMQSRALTPPQERRYKKLRDEIVAEVKSLSLNQGRIDALVEQLYDINKRLVSLDTRLMRLAEGYGVDRMEFLSHYRGNEHDPHWIRRVARLTSPGWRDFVANGKDQIHDIRTEIQELAARTGLEISEYRNIVHKVQKGEREARQAKKEMVEANLRLVISIAKKYTNRGLQFLDLIQEGNIGLMKAVDKFEYRRGYKFSTYATWWIRQAITRSIADQARTIRIPVHMIETINKIVRTSRQMLHEIGREPTPEELAEKLQMPLEKVRKVLKIAKEPISLETPIGDEEDSHLGDFIEDKNAILPIDAAIQSNLRETTTRVLASLTAREERVLRMRFGIGMNTDHTLEEVGQQFSVTRERIRQIEAKALRKLKHPSRSRKLRSFLDS, from the coding sequence ATGACGACAGCGAACCAGCCCCAGACGACCGAAACCAAGGACGAGACGCGCGACGGCCAGCATAGCGATGGCCCGCTTCTTGATCTCTCTGATGCCGCTGTAAAGCGCATGATCAAGGAGGCGAAGAAGCGCGGCTATGTCACGGTCGATCAGCTCAACTCCGTCCTTCCCTCGGAGGAGGTGACCTCCGAGCAGATCGAGGACACCATGTCGATGCTCTCCGATATGGGCATCAACGTGGTGGAAGCCGACGAGGCGGAAGAGAACGAGCCGCAGGCGGAAGAAGAGGAAGAATCGGAGGGCCGCGATCTCGTGGAGGCCGGTTCGACCGCCGTCACGAAGAAGACGACCAAGCGCGAGCCGTCCGATCGCACCGACGATCCCGTGCGCATGTATCTGCGCGAGATGGGGGCGGTCGAGCTCCTGTCGCGCGAAGGTGAAATTGCGATCGCCAAGCGCATCGAGGCCGGGCGCGAGGCGATGATCGCAGGCCTTTGCGAAAGCCCGCTCACCTTCCAGGCCATCATCATCTGGCGCGATGAGATCAACAACGGCGACACGCTGCTGCGCGACATCATCGATCTCGAAGCGACCTATGCCGGGCCCGATGCCAAGGCGCCGGATCCTGCGCAGGGCCAGGCCGCAGGCGGGGCGGAAGCCGAGGCCGGGGAAGCCACCGAAGGCGGTGAGGAGAGCGACGAGGACGAGGACGATTACGAGAACAATCTGTCGCTTGCCGCCATGGAGGCGGAGATCAAGCCGCAGGTGCTCGCGACCTTCGATACCATCGCGGACAATTACAAGCGCCTCAGAAAACTGCACGACACGCTTGTCGAAAACGACATGCAGAGCCGGGCGCTGACCCCGCCGCAGGAGCGCCGCTACAAGAAGCTGCGTGACGAGATCGTTGCCGAGGTGAAGTCACTGTCGCTGAACCAGGGCCGCATCGACGCCTTGGTCGAGCAGCTCTACGACATCAACAAACGCCTCGTTTCACTCGACACCAGGCTGATGCGCCTTGCCGAGGGCTATGGCGTCGACCGCATGGAATTCCTGTCGCATTATCGCGGCAACGAGCACGACCCGCACTGGATCCGCCGCGTGGCGCGTCTGACCTCGCCGGGCTGGCGCGATTTCGTCGCCAACGGCAAGGACCAGATCCACGATATTCGTACGGAAATTCAAGAGCTTGCGGCGAGAACCGGACTCGAAATCTCCGAGTACCGCAACATCGTTCACAAGGTGCAGAAGGGCGAACGCGAAGCCCGGCAGGCGAAGAAGGAGATGGTGGAGGCGAACCTCCGGCTCGTCATCTCGATCGCCAAGAAGTACACGAACCGCGGCCTGCAATTCCTTGATTTGATTCAGGAAGGCAATATCGGCCTGATGAAGGCGGTCGATAAGTTCGAGTACCGCCGCGGCTACAAGTTCTCCACCTATGCGACCTGGTGGATCCGCCAGGCGATCACCCGCTCGATCGCCGATCAGGCACGCACGATCCGCATCCCGGTCCATATGATCGAGACGATCAACAAGATCGTCCGCACCTCGCGCCAGATGCTGCACGAGATCGGCCGCGAGCCGACCCCGGAGGAGCTGGCCGAGAAGCTGCAGATGCCGCTCGAAAAGGTCAGAAAAGTCCTGAAGATCGCCAAGGAGCCGATCAGCCTCGAAACGCCGATCGGCGACGAGGAAGATTCTCATCTCGGCGATTTCATCGAGGACAAGAACGCCATTCTGCCGATCGACGCGGCGATCCAGTCGAACCTGCGCGAGACGACGACCCGCGTGCTGGCCTCGCTGACCGCCCGCGAGGAACGCGTTCTCCGCATGCGCTTCGGCATCGGCATGAACACCGACCACACGCTCGAAGAGGTCGGCCAGCAGTTTTCGGTGACCCGTGAGCGTATCCGCCAGATCGAGGCGAAAGCGCTCCGCAAACTGAAGCATCCGAGTCGGAGTAGGAAGCTCCGGAGCTTCCTGGACAGCTGA